One Planctomycetota bacterium genomic window carries:
- a CDS encoding type II secretion system F family protein gives MPSFQYEVRTSAGAVSTGTLAAASMQAASQQLRQGGQYVLRLTPASGASGKSKSLKDVQISFGPSQKDIQAFTAQLSVMVRAGISLRAAIEGIADQTENPKFQKMLRQIQADVESGKPFSQALQRYPKKFGPLYVNMVRASELSGGFSKMLDRIAGYLTQQIETAQQVKGAMIYPGIIGGLAVSVTVFLLTFVLPRFTVLFEGKEAILPLPTKILLAISDFLILRWYVVLIGLVVGIWGLVLMLKTERGRVGYDRVKLMVPLFKKMFRALYITRSLHAMGQLINAGVPMLDTIAITAEISGNVHFKRMWRSVYVSVKQGKKISQPLSGNPLLPRATVQMIAAGEESGRLGEVLDEVSEFYNRELKAVIKNCTAMIEPLMIIVMGGLVGFIAMSIILPIFKLSSLVE, from the coding sequence ATGCCCAGTTTTCAGTACGAAGTCAGGACCAGCGCGGGGGCCGTCTCCACCGGGACTCTTGCCGCGGCGTCGATGCAGGCCGCAAGTCAGCAGTTGCGACAAGGTGGCCAGTACGTCCTGCGCCTCACGCCTGCGAGCGGCGCGTCCGGCAAGTCCAAGAGTCTGAAGGACGTCCAAATCTCCTTCGGCCCGAGCCAGAAAGACATCCAGGCCTTCACGGCGCAGCTCAGCGTCATGGTCCGCGCCGGCATCAGTCTGCGCGCCGCCATCGAGGGCATCGCCGATCAGACGGAGAACCCGAAGTTCCAGAAAATGCTCCGCCAGATTCAGGCGGACGTCGAGAGCGGCAAGCCGTTCAGCCAAGCGCTGCAGCGTTATCCGAAGAAGTTTGGCCCGCTCTATGTGAACATGGTCCGCGCCTCGGAACTCTCCGGCGGCTTCAGCAAGATGCTCGACCGCATTGCGGGCTACCTGACCCAGCAGATCGAAACCGCCCAGCAGGTCAAGGGCGCGATGATCTACCCCGGGATCATCGGCGGCCTGGCGGTCAGCGTGACGGTCTTCCTGCTGACGTTCGTGCTGCCGCGATTCACGGTGCTTTTCGAGGGCAAGGAGGCGATTCTGCCTCTGCCGACGAAGATCCTGCTGGCTATCAGCGACTTCCTGATTCTGCGGTGGTATGTCGTGCTCATCGGTCTGGTCGTGGGCATCTGGGGGCTCGTGCTCATGCTCAAGACCGAGCGTGGCCGGGTCGGCTACGACCGTGTGAAGCTGATGGTGCCGCTGTTCAAAAAGATGTTCCGCGCGCTGTACATCACGCGGAGCCTGCACGCGATGGGCCAGCTCATCAACGCCGGCGTCCCGATGCTCGACACGATCGCGATCACCGCGGAAATCAGCGGTAACGTCCACTTCAAGCGGATGTGGCGCAGCGTCTACGTCAGCGTCAAGCAAGGCAAAAAGATCAGCCAACCCCTCAGCGGCAACCCACTCCTGCCGAGAGCAACGGTCCAGATGATCGCCGCCGGTGAGGAATCGGGTCGCCTGGGCGAGGTGCTCGATGAGGTGAGCGAGTTCTACAACCGCGAGCTCAAGGCCGTCATCAAGAACTGCACGGCGATGATCGAGCCGCTGATGATCATCGTGATGGGCGGCCTGGTCGGCTTCATCGCCATGTCCATCATCCTGCCGATCTTCAAGCTCAGCAGCCTGGTCGAGTAG
- a CDS encoding type IV pilus twitching motility protein PilT, whose translation MLDEILTTAVAQGASDIHFNAGLPPMFRVTTVVERSQYDVLTPESCTELCRHMMDDDRWAKFQQLRDADFSYAIDGVGRFRVNAHFQRGTVAMAFRTVNDTIRPLDQLGLPEVVRKLTHLPRGLILVTGGTGSGKSTTLAGMIDAINRRDNGHIITIEDPIEYTFESDKSAIEQREIGEDCPTFASGLRHVLRQDPDVILVGEMRDLETTSAAITAAETGHLVMSTLHTVNAPQTIERIIDIYPSDEQNQIRSMLSNTLQAVVSQTLFKRQDGPGMVPGIEVMLCTPAVRNCIRENRIFEIPNIISTSRTLGMQTLDDSIMELYANGRISAEDAVSQAAHPEKVERALAA comes from the coding sequence ATGCTCGACGAGATCCTCACGACCGCCGTTGCCCAGGGCGCCAGCGACATCCACTTCAACGCGGGGCTGCCGCCCATGTTCCGCGTCACCACTGTCGTGGAGCGGTCGCAGTACGACGTGCTCACGCCCGAGTCGTGCACGGAGCTCTGCCGGCACATGATGGACGACGACCGCTGGGCCAAGTTCCAGCAGTTGCGCGACGCCGACTTCAGCTACGCCATCGACGGCGTCGGCCGATTCCGCGTCAACGCCCACTTCCAACGCGGCACCGTCGCGATGGCCTTCCGAACGGTCAACGACACGATTCGCCCGCTCGATCAGCTCGGCCTGCCTGAAGTTGTCCGCAAGCTCACGCACCTTCCACGCGGCCTGATCCTCGTCACCGGCGGTACCGGCTCGGGCAAGAGCACGACGCTGGCCGGCATGATCGACGCGATCAACCGCCGCGACAACGGGCACATCATCACGATCGAAGACCCGATCGAGTACACGTTCGAGAGCGACAAGAGCGCGATCGAACAGCGCGAGATCGGTGAGGACTGCCCCACCTTTGCCAGCGGCCTCCGGCACGTGCTGCGTCAGGACCCGGACGTCATCCTCGTCGGCGAAATGCGTGACCTCGAAACCACCAGCGCCGCCATCACCGCGGCCGAGACCGGTCACCTCGTCATGTCGACGCTGCACACCGTCAACGCGCCGCAGACCATCGAGCGCATCATCGACATCTACCCGAGCGACGAGCAGAACCAGATTCGCTCGATGCTCTCGAACACGCTGCAGGCGGTGGTGAGTCAGACGCTCTTCAAGCGTCAGGACGGGCCGGGCATGGTGCCGGGCATCGAGGTGATGCTCTGTACGCCGGCCGTTCGCAACTGCATTCGTGAGAACCGCATCTTCGAGATTCCCAACATCATCTCGACCAGCCGGACGCTGGGCATGCAGACGCTGGACGACTCCATCATGGAGCTCTACGCGAACGGTCGGATCAGCGCTGAGGACGCGGTGAGCCAGGCGGCTCATCCGGAAAAGGTCGAGCGGGCACTGGCGGCGTGA